The window AATCCGTAAAAATTGACTATGTTGGATTCGTGGATCCCTACGCAGTTGAAGGCATGTTGGTACTAAAAGGCGATGATGGAAAAGAATTTCACATGCGTGCATTTTCTGGGGAGGTGGCTAGACACATCTCAAGCTTTGTTGACAGTGAAAGTGATTCAGTTCCATCTATCTACAAAATGATGGAAGAAATATGTGAAGAAAATGAATTGATCTTAGTAAAGGTCAAAATTTATGAAAGTGGTGAGGTACTGCGTGCAAACTTGTATTTTACTGGGAAAAAGGACATCGTATTAAGAAATTATCGTGCATCTGATGCCATGGCTCTTGGTGCATTGTATAACATTCCAATTTTAGTTCGAAAAAATCTACTGAAAGAACACATGGAAGCATAATTTTTGCTTTAGAATGGTTTTTTTATAATGTGATCTTCTGTGAGTTATGACTCAGGAAGAACACTTGATGGATAATTTACTGAATGTTGATTTAGAGATAATTGATTGTGTTAGAACACTTCATCAAAACAATTGGGATTCTGGTAATCTAAAACAGCAAATTGCTGATTTATTAAAGATACGTGATGATCTAGTTGATAAATTAATGTCATTTAAAGAACATGATGCAAACTGTGACTGCAGTCATGAGCACAATTAAGTCAAATCCTTTAAAATTTTTAATTTATTTTTCTGCCAAGTAAACATCAAAAAAATTTTTAGGAAACATGTTTTTGATCTTAATTATTTCTGATTCATATTTTTTAATTTTTTCCTGAACTTTTTCAAATTCCTCTTTATCTAATTTTTTTTTTCATCCTCTAATTGTAGGATCTTTTTTGAGAGTGTTTTATACATGATTATGTGCTCAGGGAATTTTTCAGGAAGGTTTTTCATATTAAATAGATTAAATATGTTGAAATTAATTGACACATATGAAATTTCTTATTTTAGCTTTGATATTGTTGCCATCTAGTTTTGTATTTGCTGATGATGGTACTGTCACATCACAATTATCATCAGACGATACTATTTTGACCGT is drawn from Candidatus Nitrosarchaeum limnium SFB1 and contains these coding sequences:
- a CDS encoding hypothetical protein (hypothetical protein Nmar_0765), with amino-acid sequence MKIDQAQEPDYESVKIDYVGFVDPYAVEGMLVLKGDDGKEFHMRAFSGEVARHISSFVDSESDSVPSIYKMMEEICEENELILVKVKIYESGEVLRANLYFTGKKDIVLRNYRASDAMALGALYNIPILVRKNLLKEHMEA
- a CDS encoding hypothetical protein (hypothetical protein Nmar_0766); this translates as MTQEEHLMDNLLNVDLEIIDCVRTLHQNNWDSGNLKQQIADLLKIRDDLVDKLMSFKEHDANCDCSHEHN